Proteins found in one Sorghum bicolor cultivar BTx623 chromosome 1, Sorghum_bicolor_NCBIv3, whole genome shotgun sequence genomic segment:
- the LOC8065184 gene encoding uncharacterized protein LOC8065184, producing MATPPPPPKLQCGRSLLDLPDELIPEILLRLPPHDPRRLVRCSAVCKPWRRLLTDPAFLRRYRAFHGVPPMLGLIFYLELPRSRFLARFVRTTSFRPRTLDHAGCYVRDARHGRVLFSNATSEENEDELFVWSPVTGERWGLDMPSPFDCWSVAVLCAAAAREGGCDCDHLDCHGGPFLVTFVDTDDDGRTYARVYSSETGAWSDATYAQHPNNLAMDMKDPSALVGNRIYFPAAGSKTIVEYDLGRRKLAFVDPPLAHQGHGILMPAMGGGLGFASVRGSRLYLWSRETGSARTAAAWTPSRVLELNTLPNRRTRVPLNQPTALGFTEILMEEYVTVVGFAEGLGVIFVRTSAGVFAINLESGQVKKMSSRRPGVVIPYMSFYTPDHATGLPPVP from the exons ATGGCCacgcctcctccgccgccgaaaCTCCAGTGCGGCCGCTCGCTGCTGGATCTACCCGACGAGCTCATCCCTGagatcctcctccgcctcccgcCGCACGACCCTAGGCGCCTCGTTCGCTGCTCGGCCGTCTGCAAGCCCTGGCGCCGCCTCCTCACCGACCCCGCCTTCCTTCGCCGCTACCGCGCGTTCCACGGGGTGCCTCCCATGCTGGGCCTCATCTTCTACCTGGAACTCCCCCGCAGTCGTTTCCTCGCGCGGTTCGTCCGCACCACCTCCTTCCGCCCTCGCACCCTCGACCACGCCGGCTGCTACGTGCGCGACGCCCGCCACGGCCGCGTCCTCTTCAGCAACGCCACCAGCGAGGAGAATGAGGATGAGCTCTTCGTATGGAGCCCCGTCACGGGTGAGCGGTGGGGGCTGGACATGCCGTCCCCGTTCGACTGTTGGAGCGTGGCGGTGCTCTGCGCTGCGGCCGCGCGCGAAGGGGGCTGCGACTGCGACCACCTCGACTGCCACGGCGGGCCCTTCCTCGTCACATTCGTGGACACCGACGACGATGGGAGGACGTACGCCCGCGTCTACTCCTCGGAGACCGGAGCCTGGAGCGACGCGACCTACGCTCAACACCCCAATAACCTCGCCATGGACATGAAGGATCCCAGCGCGCTTGTGGGAAATAGGATCTACTTCCCCGCTGCAGGGAGCAAGACCATCGTGGAGTACGACTTGGGTCGCCGGAAACTCGCATTTGTCGACCCGCCGTTAGCGCACCAAGGTCACGGTATCCTCATGCCGGCAATGGGCGGTGGCCTGGGGTTCGCCAGCGTGCGGGGGTCCCGCCTCTACCTGTGGTCGAGAGAGACCGGTTCCGCCAGAACTGCGGCGGCATGGACGCCGAGCAGGGTCTTGGAACTCAACACACTGCCCAATCGCAGGACTCGTGTCCCCTTGAACCAACCAACTGCGCTTGGCTTCACGGAGATCTTGATGGAGGAATATGTGACTGTGGTTGGCTTTGCGGAGGGCCTCGGCGTCATCTTCGTCAGGACAAGTGCTGGCGTCTTCGCGATTAACCTGGAGTCTGGCCAAGTCAAGAAGATGTCCAGCAGAAGGCCCGGCGTTGTCATTCCTTACATGAGCTTCTATACTCCAG ATCATGCTACGGGCTTACCACCAGTTCCATGA
- the LOC8065867 gene encoding uncharacterized protein LOC8065867: MHASRTRTMLPVVVSLCAVALLLSPASSADPESLGAAVGGGDSSWRAEAPAEAPAGVAATLKWTEDDVADGIGVPLPAAGRQALRPRRHTPSALSPDARRGLDHEARCGPRVSVGRGVFFPWPGRDPRCRGGATHGGDAAGAPAVHRLLPLVDER; encoded by the coding sequence ATGCATGCCTCACGCACGCGTACGATGCTTCCCGTCGTCGTCTCATTGTGCGCCGTGGCTCTCCTGCTCTCGCCGGCGTCGTCAGCTGATCCGGAATCACTCGGCGCagccgtcggcggcggcgacagTAGTTGGCGTGCGGAAGCACCAGCGGAGGCGCCGGCGGGCGTGGCGGCGACACTGAAATGGACAGAAGACGACGTCGCTGACGGCATCGGGGTGCCACTGCCAGCAGCGGGGAGGCAGGCGTTGAGGCCTCGCCGCCACACTCCTTCCGCGCTCAGCCCTGACGCGAGGCGGGGCCTCGACCATGAGGCTCGCTGCGGCCCGCGCGTGTCGGTGGGGCGGggcgtcttcttcccgtggcccgGGAGGGACCCACGCTGCCGTGGCGGCGCCACGCATGGCGGTGACGCCGCCGGCGCGCCGGCCGTGCACCGGCTGCTTCCGCTGGTCGACGAGCGGTAG
- the LOC8065868 gene encoding 21 kDa protein, which produces MALARTASSSLLLLLVLSCWCGATTARPAPTSDAAGTGAGAGAGFVKSWCAGTEYPALCDATLASYAAEVGTSAARLSWAALTVTLDGARDATAAMKGMAAAGHLAPVAAEAARDCVSMLGDAVDMLRQSVETMARLGEEEEEKQQGQPGSSSRRNVRFQVDSVQTWASAALTDDDMCMEGFKGEAAVVREAVRGHVVGVAHLTADALAIVNAMGKSMGVDICRGSCKSTPTPPPATAP; this is translated from the coding sequence ATGGCACTGGCACGTACCGCCTCGTCCTCGTTGCTGCTTCTCTTGGTGCTCTCGTGCTGGTGCGGCGCCACGACGGCGCGCCCGGCGCCGACCTCTGACGCCGCGGGcacgggcgcgggcgcgggcgcgggcttCGTCAAGTCGTGGTGCGCGGGGACGGAGTACCCAGCGCTATGCGACGCGACGCTGGCCTCGTACGCGGCGGAGGTGGGCACCAGCGCGGCGCGCCTGTCGTGGGCCGCGCTGACGGTGACGCTCGACGGCGCGCGTGACGCGACGGCCGCGATGAAGGggatggcggcggcgggccACCTGGCGCCCGTGGCGGCCGAGGCGGCGCGGGACTGCGTGAGCATGCTCGGGGACGCCGTGGACATGCTGCGACAGTCGGTGGAAACCATGGCGCgcctcggcgaggaggaggaggagaagcagCAAGGGCAGCCggggagcagcagcaggaggaacGTGAGGTTCCAGGTGGACAGCGTGCAGACGTGGGCGAGCGCGGCGCTGACGGACGACGACATGTGCATGGAAGGGTTCAAGGGCGAGGCCGCGGTGGTGAGGGAGGCCGTGCGGGGGCACGTCGTCGGCGTCGCGCACCTCACGGCCGACGCGCTTGCCATTGTCAACGCCATGGGCAAGTCCATGGGAGTCGATATATGCCGCGGTTCTTGCAAATCCACACCGACGCCGCCGCCTGCTACTGCCCCATAG